The following are encoded together in the Mycolicibacterium arabiense genome:
- a CDS encoding carotenoid biosynthesis protein yields the protein MAFAVPVAPVRSMHAAVWTLVAAAILVQIAYPLMPEAWRTEVTVTSVVVFFLAAVADAARVHGVGGAAVLIGAAGGGGLVAESIGVATGWPFGEYAYTGTLGAEIIGVPVVVPMAWVMMAWPALNVARTLVTRRAAVVAVGAAALTAWDVFLDPQMVSAGHWTWFDPEPGLPLIPGIPLTNYVGWLLVSAAVMTALDRALPRADGPSAPAAALYLWVYFSSVLAHAVFFGLPGSAVTGGVLMGAVAIPFALTLARRRGRTYQGGTS from the coding sequence ATGGCGTTCGCCGTGCCCGTAGCGCCCGTGCGCTCCATGCACGCGGCGGTATGGACGCTGGTCGCTGCCGCGATCCTCGTCCAGATCGCCTATCCCCTGATGCCCGAGGCCTGGCGCACCGAGGTGACCGTCACCAGCGTGGTGGTCTTCTTCCTCGCCGCGGTCGCCGACGCCGCCCGGGTGCACGGTGTCGGTGGCGCCGCCGTTCTGATCGGCGCGGCGGGTGGCGGCGGCCTGGTGGCGGAGTCGATCGGGGTGGCGACGGGCTGGCCGTTCGGCGAGTACGCCTACACCGGCACCCTCGGGGCGGAGATCATCGGCGTGCCCGTGGTGGTGCCGATGGCGTGGGTGATGATGGCGTGGCCCGCCCTGAACGTCGCCCGAACCCTCGTCACGCGGCGGGCGGCCGTCGTCGCGGTCGGAGCGGCGGCGCTGACGGCGTGGGACGTGTTCCTCGACCCGCAGATGGTGTCGGCCGGCCACTGGACGTGGTTCGACCCCGAGCCCGGGCTGCCCCTGATCCCGGGCATCCCGTTGACGAACTACGTCGGTTGGCTGCTGGTCTCGGCCGCGGTGATGACGGCGCTCGATCGTGCACTCCCCCGCGCCGACGGTCCCTCTGCTCCCGCGGCCGCGCTGTACCTGTGGGTCTACTTCTCCTCGGTGCTCGCCCATGCCGTCTTCTTCGGACTGCCCGGATCCGCGGTGACCGGGGGTGTCCTGATGGGCGCCGTCGCCATCCCGTTCGCCTTGACCCTTGCCCGCCGACGCGGGCGTACGTACCAGGGAGGTACCTCGTGA
- a CDS encoding glycosyltransferase has translation MPDARLMKTLRATVAAGSTLACIGTAHQLVNQRLLRKPPMDPPPVTSAVSLLVPARNEAHRIGPTIRSLLDQCGLADAEILVLDDCSTDGTAEAVLSEAGSDPRLRVLAGAQPAAGALGKPNACAQLAAAARGDTLVYVDADVVLSPHAVAAAVAVLLGPKPLDLLCPWPRQVTAGIVGRLVQPLLAWSWLTTLPLRIAEGSRRPSMAVANGQFLLVDAEALARAGGWQAVSGEVLDDIGLARAVRASGGRTGVADGAGLATCRMYASGRDLGQGYRKSLWAAFGSPAGAVAVGTALTVVYVVPAAAALTGSAVGALGYGAAVAGRVAAARWCGRPGWPAFADAAAHPVSVLALLGLLASSWVGRVRGTLEWKGRRL, from the coding sequence GTGCCCGATGCGCGCTTGATGAAAACCCTACGCGCCACCGTGGCCGCCGGCTCGACGCTCGCCTGCATCGGTACCGCCCACCAGCTCGTCAACCAGCGCCTGCTGCGCAAGCCGCCGATGGACCCACCGCCCGTGACGTCGGCCGTCTCGCTGCTGGTGCCCGCCCGCAACGAGGCGCACCGCATCGGCCCCACCATTCGATCCCTGCTCGACCAGTGCGGACTGGCCGACGCCGAGATCCTGGTGCTCGACGACTGCTCGACCGATGGCACCGCCGAGGCGGTGCTGTCGGAGGCCGGGTCCGACCCCCGGCTGCGAGTGCTCGCGGGCGCTCAGCCGGCCGCCGGGGCGCTCGGCAAGCCGAACGCCTGCGCCCAGCTCGCCGCCGCCGCACGCGGCGACACCCTGGTCTACGTCGACGCCGACGTCGTCCTCTCGCCCCACGCCGTCGCGGCCGCGGTCGCCGTGCTCCTCGGTCCCAAGCCGTTGGACCTGCTGTGCCCGTGGCCGCGGCAAGTCACCGCCGGCATCGTCGGCCGGCTCGTCCAACCGCTGCTGGCGTGGTCGTGGCTCACCACCCTCCCGCTGCGCATCGCCGAGGGGTCGCGGCGGCCCTCGATGGCCGTCGCGAACGGCCAGTTCCTGCTCGTCGACGCCGAGGCCCTGGCGCGGGCCGGCGGCTGGCAGGCGGTGTCCGGTGAGGTGCTCGACGACATCGGGCTGGCCAGGGCCGTGCGCGCGAGTGGGGGTCGGACCGGCGTCGCCGACGGCGCCGGCCTCGCGACCTGCCGCATGTACGCCAGCGGACGCGACCTCGGCCAGGGCTATCGCAAGTCGCTGTGGGCCGCGTTCGGTTCGCCCGCCGGCGCCGTCGCAGTGGGGACCGCGTTGACCGTCGTCTACGTCGTGCCCGCCGCGGCCGCGCTGACGGGCTCCGCGGTCGGCGCGCTGGGATACGGCGCCGCGGTGGCGGGCCGGGTGGCCGCCGCACGGTGGTGCGGCCGACCCGGGTGGCCCGCCTTCGCCGATGCCGCCGCCCATCCCGTCTCCGTGCTGGCCCTGCTGGGTCTGCTGGCCTCGTCGTGGGTTGGACGGGTGCGGGGGACGCTGGAGTGGAAGGGCCGACGGCTATGA
- a CDS encoding phytoene desaturase family protein, which yields MSEAIVIGAGLGGLAAAARLAAAGHRVTVYESAPTVGGKLGLLQRDGFTFDTGPSLLTVPDVLEQLFTETGGPSGLHPVAVDPACAYRFADGTEFAMPHDPANVPAALDDALGAGAGASWQRLHDRSRRLWDLVGEPILRQPISLPALARMSLRPADLRAVAPWLTIDRLGRRMLPDPRLRTWLNRYATYSGSDPRRTPAVLGVTSFVEQEFGAWYVPGGLRRIVDASATRCTDLGVAIHTGTEVESVLMSGGRVSGVRVDGRDHHADVVVSNADADVLHDRLLPPKAMRRRRRSPRSMAGFVLMLGLSGRDPGPAHRVYFPADYDAEFDAIFGRRPEPVADPTVYVHAPDDPALRPDDDSEGWFVLVNAPAHDPGRGVDWDAPGLREHYADHVLDVLADRGVDVRPRIRFTETITPADLQRRTGAPGGAIYGTASHGPNAALRRPANRSPIPGLYLVGGSAHPGGGIPLVLMSAEIVARLIGPAGTAGASSAGRRTAIDPSPRLRRRST from the coding sequence ATGAGCGAGGCGATCGTGATCGGCGCCGGGCTGGGCGGTCTCGCCGCTGCAGCGCGTCTCGCGGCGGCGGGCCACCGCGTCACCGTCTACGAGAGCGCCCCGACCGTCGGCGGCAAGCTCGGCCTACTGCAGCGCGACGGGTTCACCTTCGACACCGGACCGTCACTGCTCACCGTGCCCGACGTGCTCGAGCAGCTGTTCACCGAGACCGGCGGGCCCTCCGGCCTGCATCCGGTGGCCGTCGACCCGGCGTGTGCGTACCGCTTCGCCGACGGCACCGAGTTCGCGATGCCGCACGATCCCGCGAACGTGCCTGCTGCGCTAGACGACGCCCTCGGCGCCGGTGCGGGAGCGTCGTGGCAGCGGCTACACGACCGGTCCCGCCGACTGTGGGACCTCGTCGGCGAACCCATTCTGCGCCAACCCATCTCGCTGCCCGCACTGGCCCGGATGAGTCTGCGGCCCGCCGACCTCCGAGCGGTCGCGCCGTGGCTGACCATCGACCGTCTCGGGCGCCGGATGCTGCCCGACCCGCGGCTGCGGACCTGGTTGAACCGCTACGCGACGTACTCCGGGTCGGACCCGCGCCGCACGCCCGCGGTCCTCGGGGTGACGTCGTTCGTCGAGCAGGAGTTCGGTGCGTGGTACGTGCCCGGCGGGCTGCGCCGGATCGTCGACGCCAGCGCCACGCGCTGCACCGACCTCGGCGTCGCAATCCACACCGGCACCGAGGTCGAGTCCGTCCTGATGTCGGGTGGTCGCGTCAGCGGCGTCCGGGTCGACGGCCGCGACCACCACGCCGACGTAGTGGTGAGCAACGCCGACGCCGACGTCCTGCACGACCGGCTGCTACCGCCGAAGGCCATGCGCCGGCGTCGGCGTTCCCCGCGGTCGATGGCAGGCTTCGTCCTGATGCTCGGTCTGTCGGGCCGCGACCCCGGGCCCGCGCACCGGGTCTACTTCCCGGCTGACTACGACGCGGAGTTCGACGCAATCTTCGGGCGTCGGCCGGAGCCCGTGGCCGATCCCACGGTGTACGTGCACGCCCCCGATGACCCGGCGCTGCGCCCCGACGATGATTCCGAGGGATGGTTCGTCCTGGTGAACGCGCCTGCCCACGACCCGGGTCGAGGGGTCGACTGGGATGCACCCGGTCTGCGCGAGCACTACGCCGACCACGTACTCGACGTCCTCGCCGACCGCGGCGTCGACGTCCGGCCCAGGATCCGGTTCACCGAGACCATCACGCCCGCGGACCTGCAACGGCGCACGGGCGCCCCCGGCGGAGCGATCTACGGCACCGCCTCGCACGGCCCGAACGCGGCGCTGCGTCGCCCGGCCAACCGCAGCCCGATCCCCGGCCTGTACCTCGTCGGCGGCTCGGCCCACCCCGGCGGCGGCATCCCGCTGGTGCTCATGTCGGCGGAGATCGTCGCCCGGCTCATCGGACCGGCGGGAACTGCGGGGGCATCGAGCGCCGGACGCCGTACAGCAATTGACCCATCCCCACGACTCCGACGGCGGTCCACGTGA
- a CDS encoding CDP-alcohol phosphatidyltransferase family protein has product MTDDAGWSELHGGVQPSPVVRGWLRLIRALVSGPVSRIPPDVLSAAGVVVLVGAWACVAGLGWPGLVVPLVLAAGILDGLDGAVALRTGRARPLGAVVDSVADRLGDVALGAILFALGAPLGWVLAAVALVFLLEYLRARAQAVGMPGVGAVTVAERPTRLIVVAMAAGGAAVFPAGVPLLGWGWGVLFAVTWTAVGVVGMGQLLYGVRRSMPPQFPPVR; this is encoded by the coding sequence ATGACCGACGACGCCGGATGGTCGGAGCTGCACGGCGGTGTCCAGCCGTCGCCGGTGGTGCGTGGGTGGCTGCGGCTGATCCGGGCGCTGGTGTCCGGGCCGGTCAGCCGGATACCGCCGGACGTGCTGTCGGCTGCCGGGGTCGTCGTGCTGGTGGGGGCGTGGGCCTGCGTCGCCGGCCTGGGCTGGCCCGGTCTGGTCGTGCCTCTGGTGCTCGCCGCGGGAATCCTCGACGGGCTCGACGGCGCGGTGGCGCTGCGCACCGGACGGGCCAGGCCGCTCGGTGCCGTCGTCGACTCCGTCGCCGATCGCCTCGGCGACGTCGCGCTGGGGGCCATCCTGTTCGCGCTCGGTGCCCCGCTGGGCTGGGTGCTGGCCGCCGTGGCGCTGGTGTTCCTGCTCGAGTACCTCCGCGCCCGCGCGCAGGCGGTCGGCATGCCAGGGGTCGGGGCGGTGACCGTGGCCGAGCGGCCCACGCGGCTCATCGTCGTCGCGATGGCCGCCGGTGGAGCGGCCGTGTTCCCGGCGGGCGTGCCGCTGCTCGGGTGGGGGTGGGGCGTGCTGTTCGCCGTCACGTGGACCGCCGTCGGAGTCGTGGGGATGGGTCAATTGCTGTACGGCGTCCGGCGCTCGATGCCCCCGCAGTTCCCGCCGGTCCGATGA
- a CDS encoding YhjD/YihY/BrkB family envelope integrity protein, producing the protein MSRLGDMASGVRKTFPGSDLALWAAGATYFGVIGLVPLALASLWAVGAIAGHDTVTAAMEAGISGLPQGHGTPEALRTLTSVALSMSWVQALVVLFPASLYGEGLRRAFVQMSAARDTLTGWRGRAGLLGVAAVAPLLVLAVLVSAPYVGPLYAGTGWSLVWGVVVAFHVVWLAVSTALLGVFGLIGPGHIRPKPLFIGAFGTGAILAGFLQGFVLFLAIPIPWSAPFGGLPIIGAVSALALWLFLLHILVLCGFRVTVVLDEVMRSRAS; encoded by the coding sequence ATGAGTCGTCTCGGTGACATGGCGTCCGGAGTCCGCAAGACCTTCCCGGGAAGTGACCTTGCGCTGTGGGCGGCGGGCGCCACCTACTTCGGCGTGATCGGACTGGTGCCACTGGCGCTGGCGTCGCTGTGGGCTGTCGGCGCGATCGCCGGCCACGACACCGTCACCGCCGCCATGGAGGCGGGCATCAGCGGCCTGCCCCAGGGGCACGGCACCCCCGAGGCGCTGCGCACGCTGACGTCGGTGGCGCTGTCGATGTCCTGGGTGCAGGCTCTGGTCGTGCTGTTCCCGGCCAGCCTCTACGGCGAGGGCCTGCGCCGCGCCTTCGTCCAGATGTCGGCGGCACGAGACACGCTGACCGGCTGGCGCGGCCGGGCCGGGCTGCTCGGCGTTGCGGCCGTCGCCCCCTTGCTCGTTCTCGCCGTGTTGGTGTCGGCGCCGTACGTCGGCCCGCTGTACGCGGGCACCGGCTGGTCCCTGGTGTGGGGTGTGGTGGTGGCGTTCCACGTCGTGTGGCTCGCCGTCTCGACCGCGCTGCTCGGCGTCTTCGGCCTGATCGGGCCCGGCCACATCCGCCCCAAGCCGCTGTTCATCGGCGCCTTCGGGACGGGCGCGATCCTCGCAGGCTTCCTGCAGGGCTTCGTGCTGTTCCTCGCGATCCCGATCCCGTGGTCGGCGCCGTTCGGAGGCCTGCCGATCATCGGAGCGGTCTCTGCACTGGCACTGTGGCTCTTCCTGCTGCACATCCTCGTGCTCTGCGGATTTCGCGTCACTGTGGTGCTCGACGAGGTGATGCGCAGCCGGGCGAGCTAG
- a CDS encoding S9 family peptidase: MALPDLITVEELFSPPERAAASISPDGTRIAYLAPWRNRLNVWVTDVEATGGESDFDAEPRCVTADENRSITMFQWTPDPRWMLFMQDTNGDENWHVHRIDLDDPEAAAVDLTPFPGVRTDFVQPLGMPGRAIVHMNKRTPELMDAYELDIANGELTLRAENPGNIVSWMSSHDGKLFGTTMTVDGDLEISQWDESTRTMRLIGTYDGKDYPLGIWPVQVTPDGSGIWIGSNRDTDRTRLVRIDVATGEETEVDSHPEFDLAGPLGLVAPLILDNRSGELLGARYVGERQVIHALDPRFAEVLANVEELAEGDVTALRSDDDGRRWIVSFNSDREPGATYLYDHDTGESRLLFRPLPHLDPDALAPMTPVTITSRDGLPLHSYLTLPVGIEPVGLPMVLLVNGGPWARDAWGFAAEVQLLANRGYAVLQVNFRGSTGYGKAFVKAAVGEFAGKMHDDLIDAVDWAVEQGYADRERVAIFGGSYGGYAALVGVTFTPDVFAAAIDYVGISSLANFMRTLPNVARPFLANNWHAFVGDPSDPEQEADMLARSPITYVDRIKTPLLVVQGANDSRVVQAESDNLVAALRDRGVDVEYMVKDDEGHGFLNPDNQIDLYHAVERFLAEHLGGRVG; this comes from the coding sequence ATGGCACTGCCCGACCTCATCACCGTTGAAGAGCTGTTCAGCCCACCCGAGCGCGCAGCCGCCTCGATCTCACCCGACGGCACGCGCATCGCCTACCTGGCGCCGTGGCGCAACCGGCTCAACGTCTGGGTCACCGACGTCGAGGCGACGGGGGGAGAGTCCGACTTCGACGCCGAACCACGCTGCGTGACCGCCGACGAGAACCGCAGCATCACCATGTTCCAGTGGACACCCGACCCGCGCTGGATGCTGTTCATGCAGGACACCAACGGCGACGAGAACTGGCACGTCCACCGCATCGACCTCGACGACCCCGAAGCGGCCGCGGTGGACCTCACCCCCTTCCCCGGTGTGCGCACGGACTTCGTCCAACCCCTCGGCATGCCCGGCCGGGCGATCGTGCACATGAACAAGCGCACCCCCGAACTGATGGACGCCTACGAACTCGACATCGCCAACGGGGAACTCACCCTGCGAGCCGAGAACCCCGGCAACATCGTCAGCTGGATGAGCAGTCACGATGGCAAGCTGTTCGGCACGACCATGACGGTCGACGGCGACCTCGAGATCTCCCAATGGGACGAGTCCACTCGAACCATGCGGTTGATCGGGACCTACGACGGCAAGGACTACCCGCTCGGCATCTGGCCCGTCCAGGTGACCCCGGACGGCAGCGGCATCTGGATCGGATCGAACCGGGACACCGACCGCACCCGGCTGGTCCGCATCGACGTGGCCACCGGCGAGGAGACCGAGGTCGACAGCCACCCGGAGTTCGACCTCGCCGGCCCACTCGGACTGGTGGCACCCCTGATCCTCGACAACCGCTCCGGTGAGCTGCTGGGCGCCCGCTACGTCGGCGAGCGGCAGGTCATCCACGCGTTGGATCCCCGATTCGCCGAGGTGCTCGCCAATGTCGAGGAGCTCGCAGAGGGTGACGTGACGGCGCTGCGCTCCGACGACGACGGCCGGCGGTGGATCGTCAGCTTCAACAGCGACCGCGAGCCCGGCGCCACGTACCTCTACGACCACGACACCGGGGAGAGCCGGCTGCTGTTCCGTCCGCTGCCGCACCTGGACCCCGACGCGTTGGCTCCGATGACACCGGTGACCATCACCTCGCGCGACGGTCTGCCCCTGCACTCGTACCTGACGCTGCCGGTGGGCATCGAACCGGTCGGCCTACCCATGGTCCTGCTCGTAAACGGCGGCCCGTGGGCCCGCGACGCCTGGGGCTTCGCGGCCGAGGTGCAATTGCTCGCCAACCGCGGATATGCGGTGCTGCAGGTCAACTTCCGCGGTTCGACCGGATACGGGAAGGCCTTCGTCAAGGCTGCCGTCGGGGAGTTCGCGGGCAAGATGCACGACGACCTCATCGACGCCGTCGACTGGGCCGTCGAGCAGGGCTACGCCGACCGGGAGCGGGTGGCGATCTTCGGCGGCTCCTACGGCGGCTATGCCGCGCTGGTGGGCGTCACGTTCACCCCGGACGTCTTCGCGGCGGCGATCGACTACGTCGGCATCTCCAGCCTGGCCAACTTCATGCGGACGCTGCCGAACGTCGCGCGCCCGTTCCTGGCCAACAACTGGCATGCCTTCGTCGGCGATCCGTCGGATCCCGAGCAGGAGGCCGACATGCTGGCGCGGTCGCCCATCACGTACGTCGACCGGATCAAGACGCCGTTGCTGGTCGTCCAGGGCGCCAACGACTCTCGCGTCGTGCAGGCCGAATCCGACAACCTGGTCGCGGCGCTACGCGACCGTGGCGTCGACGTCGAGTACATGGTCAAGGACGACGAGGGACACGGATTCCTCAACCCGGACAACCAGATCGACCTCTATCACGCGGTCGAGCGCTTCCTCGCCGAGCACTTGGGCGGGCGGGTGGGCTAG
- a CDS encoding TetR/AcrR family transcriptional regulator, protein MSRLACALFWERGVAGTSGDDIAAAAGLSTRTIWRYFRSKESCVEPVLAKTTDRFIEVLNRWPPELSLGEHLSADVIAHPIFGEDIDDEIAAMRIATMTADEPALRTAYLMVHDQLERGFVPVLARRLQLPDGDLSVRLCAAAVTGAFRVIDEDVSRAVIVEGRTVTQAETLALIDQAIRDATNGRLGGPVTP, encoded by the coding sequence GTGTCTCGACTCGCCTGCGCGCTGTTCTGGGAGCGTGGCGTCGCCGGAACCAGCGGTGACGACATCGCCGCCGCCGCCGGACTCTCCACCCGCACCATCTGGCGCTACTTCCGCAGCAAGGAGAGCTGCGTCGAACCCGTACTGGCCAAGACCACCGATCGGTTCATCGAGGTCCTCAACCGCTGGCCACCCGAACTCTCACTGGGCGAACACCTTTCGGCAGACGTCATCGCACACCCCATCTTCGGTGAGGACATCGACGACGAGATCGCCGCCATGCGGATCGCGACCATGACCGCCGACGAACCAGCCCTGCGCACCGCGTACCTGATGGTGCACGACCAACTCGAACGCGGCTTCGTCCCGGTCTTGGCGCGGCGCCTGCAACTGCCCGACGGCGACCTGTCCGTCCGGTTGTGCGCAGCCGCCGTCACCGGGGCGTTCCGCGTGATCGACGAGGACGTGAGCCGGGCCGTCATCGTCGAGGGCCGCACCGTCACCCAGGCCGAGACGCTCGCACTCATCGACCAGGCCATCCGGGACGCCACCAACGGCCGACTGGGAGGGCCCGTCACCCCGTAA
- a CDS encoding NUDIX hydrolase, with amino-acid sequence MTITYDEALRDRLRANLAAHDRRTVTDPTKRHAAVAVVLVDSELGEDRVDPAPVDDWIAGRPMEAGLDGRMVGVSGGAAFLLCRRASRLSAHSAQWALPGGRIDPGETPIEAALRETDEEVGVRLPESAVLGLLDDYSTRSGYVITPVVVWGGGRLELRPSPAEVVAVYRIGLHQLQREDSPRFITIPESPRPVVQIPLGNDLIHAPTGAVLLQLRWLGLEGRADRVDELEQPVFAWR; translated from the coding sequence GTGACGATCACCTATGACGAGGCGCTTCGCGACCGGCTCCGGGCGAACCTGGCGGCCCACGATCGCCGCACGGTGACCGACCCGACCAAGCGCCACGCCGCCGTCGCGGTGGTGCTCGTCGACTCCGAACTCGGCGAGGACCGCGTGGACCCGGCACCGGTCGACGATTGGATCGCAGGCCGACCGATGGAGGCCGGGCTCGACGGGCGCATGGTCGGCGTGTCCGGAGGTGCGGCGTTCCTGCTCTGCCGCAGGGCGTCTCGACTGTCTGCTCACTCCGCCCAATGGGCACTGCCGGGCGGACGCATCGACCCTGGCGAGACGCCGATCGAGGCCGCGCTGCGCGAGACCGACGAGGAGGTCGGCGTGCGACTGCCCGAATCCGCGGTGCTGGGACTGCTCGACGACTACTCGACGCGGTCCGGCTACGTGATCACCCCGGTCGTGGTCTGGGGCGGTGGCCGGCTGGAGCTTCGGCCCTCACCCGCTGAAGTGGTGGCGGTGTACCGGATCGGCCTGCACCAACTGCAGCGCGAGGACTCGCCGAGGTTCATCACGATCCCCGAGAGCCCCCGCCCCGTGGTGCAGATCCCGCTCGGCAACGACCTCATCCACGCGCCGACCGGCGCGGTGCTCCTGCAGTTGCGTTGGCTGGGGCTCGAAGGTCGCGCCGATCGCGTCGACGAACTCGAACAACCGGTATTTGCCTGGCGGTAG
- a CDS encoding DUF4383 domain-containing protein, with the protein MATPGTQGTPAASPLARRAPVQYASVAVGAVFLLVGIAGFIPGITTNYDALTFAGHHSDAQLLGIFNVSVLHNIVHLLFGVLGLALSKTFTGSRNYLIGGGVVYGLLFVYGLVIDHHSAANFVPLNAADNWLHLALALGMLALGLILGRTSAPDDTRHV; encoded by the coding sequence ATGGCAACTCCAGGAACCCAAGGCACACCCGCCGCGTCGCCGCTGGCCCGTCGCGCCCCGGTCCAGTACGCGTCCGTCGCCGTCGGTGCCGTCTTCCTACTCGTCGGGATCGCCGGCTTCATTCCCGGGATCACCACGAACTACGACGCACTGACCTTCGCGGGCCACCACTCCGACGCCCAACTGCTCGGGATCTTCAACGTGTCGGTGCTGCACAACATCGTTCACCTGCTGTTCGGTGTGCTCGGGCTCGCGCTCTCGAAGACGTTCACCGGCTCGCGCAACTACCTGATCGGCGGCGGCGTCGTGTACGGGCTGCTGTTCGTCTACGGCCTCGTCATCGATCATCATTCGGCCGCCAACTTCGTGCCGCTGAACGCCGCCGACAACTGGCTGCACCTGGCGCTGGCCCTGGGCATGCTCGCACTGGGTCTGATCCTCGGCCGCACCAGCGCGCCCGACGACACGCGGCACGTCTAA
- a CDS encoding HAMP domain-containing sensor histidine kinase, producing the protein MTADAGTLTPSLRRRVVIAVLGLLTVLLVLLGITVDLLIGAQAGRDLHDRLLAGASRADALAEAGTPPGQLTAELNGGGIRALLVTPDGTTYGDPGLTADAPGELPPPAPPPRPPPPPPGEPGPPPPPRPPRDATATTIEHRLIDGSRLLLVADTTATTALLRQLRTIMVVSGIAVLVLAAGACAVLVRAAMRPLNRLTDVAESIAGGDRGRRLQPDRPTTELGRAAAAFDTMVNALESSEASARTAAATAARAEEATRRFLADAAHELRTPIAGIHAGAEQIVSAASQDDDADSARQRHRAELVLAEARRAGRLVADMLDLSRIDAGVPLERRECDVVRLAEADRARTAMLAPSVDVAVTGVPSLTVSADPVRVAQILANVTDNARRHTPAGGSIVIEVDDAGPCARITVTDSGSGVANGDRDRIFERLVRLDDARDRDRGGAGLGLSIARALARAHGGDLVNLPYETGARFRLTLPR; encoded by the coding sequence GTGACCGCGGACGCGGGCACGCTCACCCCTTCGCTGCGGCGACGCGTCGTCATCGCGGTCCTCGGTCTGCTGACGGTGCTGCTCGTCCTCCTGGGCATCACGGTCGACCTGTTGATCGGAGCGCAGGCCGGCCGGGATCTACACGACAGGTTGTTGGCGGGCGCGTCCCGGGCGGATGCGCTCGCCGAGGCCGGGACCCCGCCGGGCCAACTGACGGCAGAACTCAACGGCGGCGGGATCCGGGCCCTGCTCGTCACGCCCGACGGCACCACTTACGGCGACCCCGGACTCACCGCCGACGCGCCGGGCGAACTTCCACCACCGGCACCGCCGCCTCGCCCGCCGCCGCCACCGCCTGGTGAACCGGGCCCTCCCCCGCCACCACGTCCGCCTCGCGACGCGACCGCCACGACGATCGAGCATCGACTGATCGATGGCAGCCGCCTGTTGCTCGTCGCCGACACCACCGCCACCACGGCGCTGCTGCGGCAGCTCCGGACGATCATGGTCGTCTCGGGCATCGCGGTGCTGGTGCTCGCCGCAGGCGCCTGCGCCGTGCTGGTGCGTGCAGCCATGCGACCGTTGAATCGGCTCACCGACGTTGCGGAGTCGATCGCTGGCGGCGACCGGGGCAGGCGCCTGCAGCCGGACCGACCCACCACCGAATTGGGCCGCGCAGCAGCCGCTTTCGACACCATGGTGAACGCGTTGGAGTCCTCAGAGGCCAGTGCGCGGACCGCGGCGGCGACCGCGGCGCGAGCCGAGGAGGCGACGCGACGCTTCCTCGCCGACGCCGCGCATGAACTACGCACGCCCATCGCGGGGATTCACGCGGGCGCCGAGCAGATCGTCTCGGCGGCCAGTCAGGACGACGACGCGGACTCCGCGCGCCAACGCCATCGCGCGGAACTGGTGCTGGCAGAGGCGCGTCGCGCTGGGCGGCTGGTCGCCGACATGCTGGACCTCAGTCGCATCGATGCCGGTGTGCCGCTGGAACGTCGGGAATGCGACGTGGTTCGGCTCGCTGAAGCCGACCGAGCGCGAACGGCGATGCTGGCACCCTCGGTCGACGTCGCGGTCACGGGCGTCCCGTCGCTGACGGTGTCGGCGGATCCCGTACGGGTCGCCCAGATCCTCGCCAACGTCACCGACAACGCGCGCAGGCACACCCCGGCCGGCGGCTCCATCGTGATCGAGGTCGACGACGCCGGCCCGTGTGCGCGAATCACGGTCACCGACAGCGGGTCCGGTGTCGCCAACGGCGACCGCGACCGGATCTTCGAGCGGCTGGTCCGTCTCGACGACGCGCGCGATCGGGACCGCGGCGGGGCGGGCCTCGGGCTGTCGATCGCCCGTGCGCTGGCGCGTGCGCATGGCGGCGACCTGGTGAACCTTCCCTACGAGACCGGTGCTCGGTTCCGGCTCACGCTGCCCCGTTAG